A window from Candidatus Zixiibacteriota bacterium encodes these proteins:
- a CDS encoding response regulator: MKREIVILVVDDEPMMQTLLEKILTRDGYRVLVANDGAEALRTMSTTDVSIVISDLQMPSMSGMDLLKALKKDYPHLGIIMMTAYGDTYSVKDALLLGADEYITKPFKSFEISMVVERAYWRLLAKENRLATETD; this comes from the coding sequence GTGAAAAGAGAAATTGTCATACTTGTTGTCGACGACGAGCCGATGATGCAGACGCTCCTGGAGAAGATCCTGACCCGCGACGGTTACCGTGTCCTGGTCGCCAACGACGGCGCTGAGGCGCTCCGTACGATGTCCACCACCGATGTTTCGATCGTGATTTCGGATCTCCAAATGCCCAGCATGAGCGGAATGGATTTGCTCAAGGCCTTGAAGAAAGACTATCCCCACCTTGGCATCATCATGATGACCGCCTACGGCGACACCTACTCGGTCAAGGACGCGCTCCTACTGGGCGCCGATGAGTATATAACCAAGCCGTTTAAGAGCTTCGAGATTTCCATGGTCGTAGAGCGCGCCTACTGGCGCCTGCTGGCCAAGGAAAACAGACTGGCCACCGAAACGGATTGA
- a CDS encoding FlgD immunoglobulin-like domain containing protein, producing the protein MLGKNLCGLGDINGDGFDDVAFSSYQPLGTYVYFGGNQADTAPAYFLRGVGNMAAGVDMTGDGIPDIAIQSPEDRVLLYRGLGDSIESVPSDSIQPPIAYRYGYSVRTGLVSNDAVGDLVLIDYLYPGGGRAYYYENPFTADKEPDWSFTNQNLSHVLGNVDFIDFDGDGFQDIVLSRLADLDSVSAVYVFKGPSFSGVPDMVIGAPVELDTLGYPDGRSSFARRALNIGDFNGDGWEDLAVLYKATSVLYYGGPTYDTVFDLVSEVPSWAFSSAGDVNGDGWNDFLCGFTRTWFGALDLFLGGVRADSVSDYTVYESDFAPYPDHSIGAVGKVVASAGDFNNDGYDDLLVANENNECCDWEFGSVYVLAGGPQIVVPVIEQEPLALPAKFVLRQNYPNPFNLATTIRFTVPIRLHVSVHIYNSLGEEVATLLDRTIQAGDHTVTWNGRDAKGKEVSSGIYVCVLSDGMKTYSIKMLLLK; encoded by the coding sequence ATGCTTGGGAAGAACCTCTGTGGCTTGGGTGATATCAACGGAGACGGTTTCGACGACGTGGCCTTTTCCTCATACCAGCCACTTGGCACTTACGTCTACTTTGGTGGAAACCAGGCAGACACTGCCCCAGCCTATTTCTTGCGGGGTGTTGGGAACATGGCGGCGGGGGTTGATATGACAGGTGATGGTATACCCGACATTGCAATTCAGTCGCCTGAAGATCGAGTTCTTCTATATCGCGGCTTAGGCGATTCTATTGAAAGTGTGCCTTCGGATTCGATCCAGCCTCCCATAGCTTACCGCTATGGCTATTCAGTTAGAACCGGACTTGTCTCCAATGATGCTGTAGGTGATTTAGTATTGATCGACTATTTATATCCTGGTGGTGGGAGGGCTTATTATTACGAAAATCCTTTCACCGCCGACAAGGAACCTGACTGGTCTTTCACGAACCAGAATCTTTCGCATGTTCTAGGTAACGTCGATTTCATAGACTTCGATGGAGATGGTTTTCAGGACATAGTACTCTCTCGTCTGGCAGATCTCGATTCCGTCAGTGCCGTTTACGTTTTCAAAGGCCCGAGTTTCTCTGGTGTGCCAGACATGGTTATTGGTGCTCCTGTGGAGCTGGACACTCTTGGTTATCCAGATGGTAGAAGTAGTTTTGCCCGTCGTGCCTTGAATATTGGTGACTTCAATGGTGATGGATGGGAGGACCTAGCAGTCCTGTACAAGGCCACGTCTGTACTGTACTATGGAGGTCCAACATATGATACTGTTTTTGACCTAGTTTCCGAGGTTCCTAGCTGGGCATTTTCTTCGGCAGGCGACGTCAATGGCGATGGATGGAACGATTTTCTGTGCGGTTTTACACGCACTTGGTTTGGTGCTCTTGATTTGTTCTTAGGGGGTGTCCGGGCCGATTCGGTTTCGGATTACACCGTTTATGAAAGTGATTTTGCTCCGTACCCCGACCACTCTATAGGAGCTGTCGGCAAAGTGGTTGCGTCTGCTGGGGACTTCAATAATGACGGATATGATGATCTTCTTGTTGCGAACGAGAACAACGAATGTTGCGATTGGGAGTTTGGTTCCGTTTACGTTCTGGCTGGTGGTCCTCAGATAGTAGTACCGGTGATTGAACAAGAGCCTTTAGCACTTCCTGCCAAATTCGTCTTGCGCCAGAATTATCCGAATCCGTTCAACCTAGCTACCACGATTAGATTCACTGTGCCAATTCGGCTGCACGTTTCTGTCCACATATACAATTCGCTGGGAGAGGAAGTTGCTACGCTTCTTGACCGAACTATCCAAGCGGGGGATCACACTGTTACGTGGAATGGACGAGACGCGAAGGGAAAGGAGGTATCCAGCGGTATTTACGTCTGTGTCCTTTCAGATGGAATGAAGACATATTCGATTAAGATGTTGCTTCTCAAATAG
- a CDS encoding response regulator, with translation MTQTSLVELTEKARKRGQPFRILIVDDEQWIRDVFRDFCGLSDAFEVEMASGGVEAVAKVKQAEYDLVTLDLIMPEMSGLEALDQIKKASPRVPIMVITGNATDRLVNQAGVLGACRVMYKPIQLEEFIAEVASALSR, from the coding sequence ATGACACAGACCAGCCTTGTCGAACTGACTGAGAAAGCCCGAAAGCGGGGCCAGCCGTTCCGCATTCTCATTGTTGACGATGAGCAGTGGATTCGCGACGTCTTCCGCGATTTCTGCGGCCTGTCTGATGCCTTCGAGGTGGAAATGGCCTCCGGGGGCGTTGAAGCGGTCGCCAAGGTCAAGCAGGCCGAGTATGATCTGGTGACACTCGACTTAATCATGCCGGAAATGTCGGGACTCGAGGCTCTGGACCAGATCAAGAAAGCATCGCCGCGCGTGCCTATCATGGTAATAACCGGCAACGCCACCGATCGCCTGGTCAATCAGGCTGGAGTGCTGGGAGCCTGCCGGGTCATGTATAAACCGATTCAGTTGGAAGAATTCATCGCGGAGGTGGCGTCGGCGCTTTCGCGCTGA
- a CDS encoding FapA family protein, whose translation MADTATSKRTRVAVTISKDSMTASILLRAPQDGDGPITFEEVMEELKANNVAFGIDQDAIREAVANSTFNTPLKVASGRMPERGANSTFVYNFDTSAQHVPKEGPDGHIDYKDIDFIQNVEKGAVLATRVPATAGRPGVNVRGKEIKGPDGRDVPFNNGVNTEVSSDGLSLSATASGAIQFQYGKVSVMDIITIKGDVDHTVGNVDCRGSLRVSGSIKAGFKITVDGDLEVGGNIEDAEIHAKGNIMVKGGFFGEGGGIMEAGGDITVKYAEGQRLVAGNEIQVGGEIVNCRVEAGERVVVKGRRGKIIGGTVRARCEIRAAVLGSEAGTHTELQVAYDPELIRQYYEATRESQRIQGDQARIKDALYVLYRLQMENKLSPDKKAALVKLEQFQKEAPENLEALKKRMAEIEEELRKHHDAVIICEEKLYPGVKAAFGIVYREMLEENGRCKLNLEAGKVLISDFRGA comes from the coding sequence GTGGCGGACACGGCTACCAGCAAGCGAACCAGAGTCGCGGTCACGATCAGCAAAGACAGCATGACCGCGTCGATCTTGCTCCGCGCCCCGCAGGACGGCGACGGCCCGATTACTTTCGAAGAAGTGATGGAGGAGCTAAAGGCGAATAACGTCGCCTTTGGAATCGACCAGGACGCTATTCGTGAAGCTGTCGCAAACTCGACGTTCAACACGCCGCTGAAAGTGGCGTCGGGCCGGATGCCCGAACGCGGCGCCAACTCGACTTTCGTTTATAACTTCGATACCAGCGCCCAGCACGTGCCCAAAGAGGGCCCCGACGGCCACATCGATTACAAAGACATTGACTTCATCCAAAACGTCGAAAAAGGCGCGGTACTTGCTACCCGGGTGCCCGCCACAGCCGGACGACCGGGCGTGAATGTGAGGGGGAAGGAGATTAAAGGCCCCGATGGGCGCGACGTGCCGTTCAACAACGGCGTAAACACCGAAGTCTCCAGCGACGGACTCTCGCTGAGCGCCACCGCCTCCGGAGCGATCCAGTTCCAGTACGGCAAGGTGTCGGTAATGGACATAATCACCATCAAGGGTGATGTCGACCACACTGTCGGCAATGTCGATTGCCGGGGCTCGCTCCGGGTGAGCGGCAGTATCAAGGCCGGATTCAAGATCACTGTCGACGGCGATCTTGAAGTCGGCGGGAATATTGAAGACGCCGAGATCCACGCCAAGGGCAATATCATGGTCAAGGGGGGCTTCTTCGGTGAGGGCGGTGGCATCATGGAGGCCGGCGGCGATATCACGGTGAAATATGCCGAAGGGCAGCGTCTTGTCGCAGGGAACGAAATTCAAGTGGGCGGCGAGATTGTCAATTGTCGGGTCGAAGCGGGTGAGCGCGTGGTGGTCAAAGGTCGTCGTGGAAAGATCATAGGTGGCACCGTAAGAGCGCGGTGCGAGATCAGGGCGGCAGTGTTGGGATCAGAGGCCGGCACGCACACCGAATTGCAGGTGGCCTACGATCCCGAATTGATCCGGCAGTACTACGAGGCTACAAGAGAGTCGCAGCGCATCCAGGGCGACCAGGCCCGGATCAAGGACGCCCTCTATGTGCTGTATCGCCTGCAGATGGAGAACAAGTTGTCGCCTGATAAGAAGGCCGCGCTTGTCAAGCTCGAGCAATTCCAGAAGGAAGCGCCAGAAAACCTCGAAGCACTCAAAAAGCGCATGGCCGAGATCGAGGAAGAACTCCGCAAGCACCACGACGCTGTTATCATCTGCGAGGAAAAACTCTATCCCGGAGTGAAGGCCGCGTTCGGCATTGTCTACCGGGAGATGCTTGAGGAAAACGGCCGCTGCAAGCTCAATCTCGAGGCCGGCAAGGTGCTGATATCAGATTTTCGGGGCGCCTAA